DNA sequence from the Alosa alosa isolate M-15738 ecotype Scorff River chromosome 2, AALO_Geno_1.1, whole genome shotgun sequence genome:
ACGTGGATTTTCGGATCCCTCCCTGCGGTGATGTCCGCCAGGGAATCATTTTGTTGGAATGGGGCAGAGAGAAAATCATAAGTCTGAGTCCCGATATTGACAAACAGTGCGTCGAAAGAACTGGATTCAGCTATTAAGTGACCCCTATGCTCATTTTCCAGGGAGCATAACAGAGTTGCTTGGACCTCATCCCAGTTCGGCATGTCATCCATGTCCACTCCCAGGTCAGAGGTGTCCACAGATACACTGAACTTCCTGAGGATAGAGGGATTTCGAATATGGCTGGACCTGGCTTTAAAGCTGCTGGGGATTACGAATGGTTTGACTGTTTTGATCTCCTTGGGTTTCCTTCCTGCATATAGACGCTTCTTTGTAGGATTAGTTTGGCATGTGTACATAAACGATGCAACCAAAAACTTCTCCTCATCCATGTTGCTCATGTTCTCTATGTATTGAGCCTCAGAGATGTTTTCTGCAGATACGTTGTTCATGCTCATCTCaggttcttcttcttctagtgTTTCTAAGCCATTGTCCTGTTCATGTCTCTTTTTGGATGGAGTGGGATTGTTTCCCAAAGATTTCACTGTTTCCCTACAGCCACTCAGTTCCATACTAAACATTCTCTCCCAGACGTTATAGTTGGAGGTGTTCACCCCGGAGCCTCTTATTAAGGCTTGACGCTGCTCTTCAGTAAGCTCGTCTTCTTCAAAAGTCATCTCAAGGGCCCCATCTTTATGTGCAGGGTCTGCAGTGGCCCCGCCAACTGCCCCACACACCCCTCCGACTGCCTCGGGTGACCCTCCGACCGCTCCCTTCTGAACTGggggctcctcctcctcttctgcctTCTCTGTCAGCTCAGGAAAGAGGGTCTTCATCTTCAGAGACTGGAACAAGTGTCTTTGGTCTCTCAGAGCCATGGACATGTCCAGCGGCTCCTCAGCGTACGTCTCGTTCAGAACGTTCTCGTAGAACGCCAGGTGCATTTCCTCGACCGGCCAGCGGTTCCACTCCATGGAACAGGTGACCACGCTGGCGGGGCACACCTCGAGGTGCTGTGCCCGTCTGGAGCGGCACATTGTGAAGGGGCAGCCGTAGTGCGCGTTGAGGCAGGGCACCATCTCGTTTGGGCACAGGAGGGCATGCTCCTCCTCCTTGCACAGGTGGAAGGTCGCGCCACAGAGTGTCCGGCAGCTGATGACCACGCACGAGACGGAGATCTCAACGGGGGCCTTACAGCGTCGGCTGTAGCAGCTCTCACAATGCCTGTGTAACTTGGACGTGGGGGTTCTCTGTCTCCCCTGATAAGAGTCCACAAAGATACCAAGCATTAAGTGAAATGTCTGTCTACCACAgcttcatgtactgtatgttttctaaataaaatatttgaaacaccaaataaaaagtaaaattaATGTAGCGACATACCATAATGATGAAAGTCAATGAATTCTGTTGGATGAAAACAtgttttatcattttttttagTCGTAAAGCATGTCATCATGGCAGCTTATCATGAAAATATTTAGAGCATGATACTTatactgacactgacacacttGCATTCTGCGCCAATACTTACCTCTAATCAAACACTAACATCGATCTAATTCAATCAAATTAAATGTCATGTAAGCATTTATCAGTATTTAAATATGCCTTGTTTGACTTGGAATATGAACAAAAATGTAATGAAGGAGTTAAAGAAGGAACTGAAAAAGTGCCGTAATAGTTTTGCAAATATACTAATGGCTCCACCTGCAGTcgttttgaagcacaaaatgaaCAGTATGGCAGAAAGTAATGGAGAGGAAACAATGCAAAAATGCAATGAATGCAACAAGGACAACCTGACGTTGGTTCAATGGCCTAGGTTAAAAAAAGACCATTGTTTATGCAAACCACCTGTGATATAAATATTGCAGTCGCAGACTTGCCAAGAATAGACTCTGATTATGACTAATGTTATTCAGGGCGTGTAGAGAACAGAATcagaaaataaatgcatttcaATACATGTACAATTTAAGACACGAACACATTTTCAGTATCAATGAATGTCTACTGTTTTCTTGCATTAGTGTTCCTCAATCTTCCCTGTTCATTACCTCATTACTTCTTACTCATGACAAACACATAACGAGGTGCCATAGATAACTAGGAAGTATTGAGACAGCAGTGAAAATTAACTTTTTGGCCTTTACATGAGTGTGCAGAGCCACCCAAACAAAAGCAGCATACTCACCAGTGGTGTCCTGTTAAATCAGTGGGACTCAGAGAGTGTCTGTGGTACTGTGTCAGTCAGGGGGATAAAAATAGAGAGACAACGTGACCAGACCTCTGAAATAGAAGTGTCAGGTTACATGCTCTAAGAATGTATGTGCTTAATGAATGAGTTCTAAATTACCTTTACTTAATTCCATGAACTAATGTTTTAGCAAGATTACAATTGATAGAATAATAACATTGACTATTGATCTGAGATCAATAGTTAAAAAGTTGGTGCAAACATTCAATGAATTGTTTTGAATTGTTTGAATTTCCACATAGTTAAACACAGAAACTGGGTTATTTCTTTTTGCCACACATACTTTTTTTAATATGGGAATAGTGATATGACATCAATCCCACATAATTAGTACAGGACAGAACAGAAACAAATAGAGAATTACAGACAGAATGAGCACAATACATCTCAAGTGTTCATGAGAAACCACATTGTTTCCTTATTTCCAGCATCTAATCTTGTTATTCTGAATCATGAACCATGTTTACGTTGTTTCAGCAGTTTGATTCAGCTTGACCTCATATTATATAG
Encoded proteins:
- the fbxo40.1 gene encoding F-box protein 40.1 isoform X2; the encoded protein is MGRQRTPTSKLHRHCESCYSRRCKAPVEISVSCVVISCRTLCGATFHLCKEEEHALLCPNEMVPCLNAHYGCPFTMCRSRRAQHLEVCPASVVTCSMEWNRWPVEEMHLAFYENVLNETYAEEPLDMSMALRDQRHLFQSLKMKTLFPELTEKAEEEEEPPVQKGAVGGSPEAVGGVCGAVGGATADPAHKDGALEMTFEEDELTEEQRQALIRGSGVNTSNYNVWERMFSMELSGCRETVKSLGNNPTPSKKRHEQDNGLETLEEEEPEMSMNNVSAENISEAQYIENMSNMDEEKFLVASFMYTCQTNPTKKRLYAGRKPKEIKTVKPFVIPSSFKARSSHIRNPSILRKFSVSVDTSDLGVDMDDMPNWDEVQATLLCSLENEHRGHLIAESSSFDALFVNIGTQTYDFLSAPFQQNDSLADITAGRDPKIHVQIEAESVTGKHNKCSSAFTFLCSQVFRRNEYAPHFRNVHADIQCHVSGWFEQRCPLAYLGCTFIQRRLRPASQAATVSYNKDLSTFTLKPEVSGMLYEGVKTTTSERARARNLDSLSRLPFEVLVHIARYLDSFSLSQLALVSKYMREVSGTLLYDRGIVSLKWEKKTYSHGGFCWKSKKTVWQFSNSFSTVDGWCFVSCPPMSEHLKVCPYYVAEHKSDPVPLIGIFDAEEEIDRTQNLVSMFSRKK
- the fbxo40.1 gene encoding F-box protein 40.1 isoform X1, which codes for MLGIFVDSYQGRQRTPTSKLHRHCESCYSRRCKAPVEISVSCVVISCRTLCGATFHLCKEEEHALLCPNEMVPCLNAHYGCPFTMCRSRRAQHLEVCPASVVTCSMEWNRWPVEEMHLAFYENVLNETYAEEPLDMSMALRDQRHLFQSLKMKTLFPELTEKAEEEEEPPVQKGAVGGSPEAVGGVCGAVGGATADPAHKDGALEMTFEEDELTEEQRQALIRGSGVNTSNYNVWERMFSMELSGCRETVKSLGNNPTPSKKRHEQDNGLETLEEEEPEMSMNNVSAENISEAQYIENMSNMDEEKFLVASFMYTCQTNPTKKRLYAGRKPKEIKTVKPFVIPSSFKARSSHIRNPSILRKFSVSVDTSDLGVDMDDMPNWDEVQATLLCSLENEHRGHLIAESSSFDALFVNIGTQTYDFLSAPFQQNDSLADITAGRDPKIHVQIEAESVTGKHNKCSSAFTFLCSQVFRRNEYAPHFRNVHADIQCHVSGWFEQRCPLAYLGCTFIQRRLRPASQAATVSYNKDLSTFTLKPEVSGMLYEGVKTTTSERARARNLDSLSRLPFEVLVHIARYLDSFSLSQLALVSKYMREVSGTLLYDRGIVSLKWEKKTYSHGGFCWKSKKTVWQFSNSFSTVDGWCFVSCPPMSEHLKVCPYYVAEHKSDPVPLIGIFDAEEEIDRTQNLVSMFSRKK